ATGCCATGTATGTTAGCACCTGTTTTATTCGGAGATATCATTATACATGTCAGAATCAGAAGCCCACAAACGTTACGAATTTAAACGCCAGCTCGAAGAAATAAGGTCAAAGAAAGGAAGAGGCACTGAACTTATTTCTTTATACATACCCCATGATAAGCAAATCTCAGATGTGGTAGCCCAGCTCAGGGATGAACACGGTCAGGCTGCTAACATCAAATCAAAGCTTACAAAGACCAATGTTCAAAGTGCACTGGAGAGCCTTATGTCCAGGTTACGTTATATCCCCAGGGCTCCTGCATACGGAGTTGTACTTTTTACAGGTTCAGTAGATGTGGGCAGCAATAAGACCGATCTTCAGAGTTTTATTATAGAACCTCCAGAACCCCTGGTCTCATATAAATATCATTGTGATTCGTCCTTTTATCTTGAAACGCTTGAAGATATGCTGACAGATAAGCGGACCTATGGTCTACTGGTGCTGGACAGAAGGGAAGCGACTGTTGGGCTGTTGACGGGTAAGCGGACAGAGGCCAAAGACCACTTGACCTCATCAGTGCCTGGCAAACAGAGAAAGGGTGGCCAGAGTGCGCATAGGTTCCAGCAGCTGCGCCTGATCGCTATCCATGATTTCTATAAACGAATAGGTGATTCTGCCAGCAAGATCTTTCTGGAAGTGGACCACAAGGACCTGGAAGCAGTACTGATTGGAGGCCCTTCTCCAACAAAAGAGGAATTCGAAGATGGTGAATTCCTGCACCATGAACTGCAAAAGAAAATCCTGGGCCTGTTCGATACCTCATACACTGATGAGAGCGGATTGTCCGAACTGGTGGACAATGCCTCTGAAGCCTTAATGAATGTGGAGGTCGTCCAGGAAAAGAAGTATATGGAGAGGTTCTTGAAAGAGCTGGTGGGAGATAGCGGACTTGCTGCATATGGAGAGGATGATGTGCGTAATAACCTGCAGATGGGGTCTGTGGAAGTCCTGCTGCTGTCAGAAGATCTGAGACGTGATAGGTTATCAACGCTGTGCAGCCAATGCGGTAATGAAAGTGCAGTGACCATTAACCGTAAAGCGGGTGAAGATGAACCTGTATTACCTCCATGTAAGAAATGCCAGGGATCAGTAAAGATCACAGAATCAGTTGATGTAATAAATGAACTTTCCTCACTTGCTGACCAGATGAGCACTCGTATCGAGTTCATATCAACTGATTTTGAAGAGGGTGCCCAGTTAATGAATGCCTTTGGCGGGATGGCAGCGATCTTACGGTATAAGACCAGTGTTTGAAATAGAATAATTAAATTATAAATAACATTAAAAATATTATATTCTACCAAGATGGATATCAGAACATACCAGACTGTCTATGAGGAACTGAACTCTCCTGAACATATTCATGAAATTTCCCAGGAATTCTCACTATATTCAGGTACTGTTTCCAATATTTTTCACCAAAAGATCGTAAGGAACGTAAGAAAGAATCATAGCCGTATGATGCGAAAAGCTCCTGCCCTGGTCAGGTCATGGAAAAAGGGAACCACAATTATGGATATTGCTGATAAGCATGATTTCCCGCCCGTACTTACCGCTTCAATAATACTCAAAGAAATGGGTTTCAAAAGTAAATCTATTATAAAAAACCCGGATATTTTACAAAACAAACGTCTGAAAAATGAATTAAATCAGGCAATTGACACGGATTTTTGTTTTTCTCCGAAGGCTCATGTCCTGCAGGGCAACCACGGTAAACTGGGAGAAGAACTCATCCATAAATGGCTTAAAGGGGATGACCTGGATTTTCTTACAGAATCAGACCTGAACAAAGAACCCAATACAAAAACCCCTGACTTTCTCCTTCATGAACATATGAGAATTAACGGTAATAAAGTAAAATGGGTCGAAAGCAAGGCAGTGTTCGCAGATGAGAAGGAACATAATCGGTATCAGAAAAAGCAGTTCCAGTTCTATGAAGACCTGTACGGACCGGGAATGGTAGTATACTGGTATGGATTTCTGGATACTATTACACCTGGTAATTACCTAATTACAGATTATACATTTTTCGAAAATATCAGCTCTGACCTGGGCAGGTTACTAAATCATACAGTGATGTGGTAACTATTTGAAATTCACACGCCCTGATATACCGCCGAATATTTCTTCCAGTTCAAAATCCATATTATCCGGCACATAAGTCCTGAAGATATAGACATTAAATCCTAACTTCCTGGCCTCTGCAATGGAATTTTTCTGCTGGCTGTCAAGATCTGTTTGCAGGACCAGACACAACGATTTCTGGGAATTGAATTTGAGCAGGAAATCAAACTGGTCGGGTACAATTCGCAGTAAATTCCCAAGAATATTGAGGTCATCCCATCTGGTTGCCAGATGAATGCTCTTTTCAGCCGAATTCTCCACATACCAGTCCCGGCTTAAATATGGATATTTATCATACTGCTCATTAACCGTATCAATGGACTCGAAGATTTTCTTACCTGAAAGTTTGAGGTCAGTGTAATTCCAGTCCTGTGCTGCGAAATAACGGCTAGCTATGATATGTCCTATATTTTTAATATCCTCTTCAAGTAATTGCATATTCAATTACCTTTTTCATACGATTCAATAAGTGCTATCTCTTTCTTTCCGCCAATATAAATGGGAGTGCGATCAGAAACCGCAGTGGGTTTTACATCCAGAAGATTGCCTCTGCCGTTGGAAACTGCCCCACCGGCTTCGGTGACTATTTTACCCATGGGCGTCCCCTCGAACAGCAATCTCAGTTTTCCTGAATCCTTGCCCTTAAACGCAGGGTAGGTGAACAATCCCCCTTTATGGAGTATCTGGTGCACATCTGCCACGAACGAACCTGAAAACCTCAATTTGTACCCTTCTGATTCCAGGTGCTCGATGAATTGTTTATGGTAGGGCAGGTAATCTTTGCGCAAGGCACCTGGTGCATATAACTTGCCTTCGGGAATGGTCACATTTTCCTGCATCAGGGTAAATCGACCGTCGTTGCCCATAACAAATTCATGTACCCCGTTATTGGTAGTATAGGTCAATGTTGTCAGCGGTCCGTAGAGAATATATAACGCACCAAGCATGGTGTTCCCGGGCTCCAGTACATAGCCGGAGTATATCCCGACTATAGTGCCCACTGCCAGGTTCACATCTATCAGGGATGACCCGTCCAGCGGGTCAATAGTAATTCCGAACTGATTATTGGGATTTTCCACCTCAATTATGTCTGGCTGCTCTTCCGTGGCTATCCACCTGACAAGTAGGGATGCTTTCAGAGCTGCTATCAATATCTCGTCAGCTTTTTTATCCAGGGCCATCTGTGTCTCGCCATAGACGTTCTCTGTATCGGCAGCGCCTCTCGAACTTAAGAAATTTTCTTTAATTACAATTGCCTGTTTGCTTAATAACAATATTAACTTAGTTACATTCTTATCTGTCCCTTTCTTTACCAAAAAATCATCAAGATACATAATTATCTAATCCCCTAGCCTTTTTTTGTAAGTTTTGGAATGCTAATAAGAGTATTGTATATGATCGATAATAGTTATTTCGTTCTCTATGAATATATTTTGTAATAATTATATTAATCAATTTTGGCAATTTTAAAATAATAGGACCGTTTTCTGCACAGATGTGTTGGATGATGAGATGGGAGCCGATGCACTGCCAATGAGATTTGTAGTGGCAGCCCTATTGATAGGAATACTCATAGCCTTATCAGCTACTGCTCTTGTTGATTTCACCTACGACTCACAGATAACCCGGTTTTCAGGAGATCTTGCTGCACTTGAGGACAGGTCGGCCGTTATATACCAGCATGGAGGTGCCAGGGATATTACTGATCCCGGAGATAACATGGGTACGATAGAAACTATTACATTCACCGTACCTGCCGGGATTGAGATTTTGGTCCTGGGTGCCATGCCTCCACAAAATAATAGAGTACCCACGAGTGCAGCTCCTTATGAGCAGAATCTCATCTATTACACTACAAATAAGGGGGTCACGACCACGTTGACCTCAAGTGCAAAATATGCTTCAAGTCCTGGTCTGGATAGCCCTATCATCCTTACCTCTGGTACTTATGAACTGACCTGTGAGCTGGTAAATAACATCGAGGGTACATTTATCACATTATATTAGGGGGTGAAATGTAGTGCAAAGTCTAACGATCGATGAAAGGGCATGGGCTGATTATCTTATTACAAGAGCGGGATTGTTGATATTCTGTTCATTACTTCTTA
This is a stretch of genomic DNA from Methanosarcinales archaeon. It encodes these proteins:
- the prf1 gene encoding peptide chain release factor 1, yielding MSESEAHKRYEFKRQLEEIRSKKGRGTELISLYIPHDKQISDVVAQLRDEHGQAANIKSKLTKTNVQSALESLMSRLRYIPRAPAYGVVLFTGSVDVGSNKTDLQSFIIEPPEPLVSYKYHCDSSFYLETLEDMLTDKRTYGLLVLDRREATVGLLTGKRTEAKDHLTSSVPGKQRKGGQSAHRFQQLRLIAIHDFYKRIGDSASKIFLEVDHKDLEAVLIGGPSPTKEEFEDGEFLHHELQKKILGLFDTSYTDESGLSELVDNASEALMNVEVVQEKKYMERFLKELVGDSGLAAYGEDDVRNNLQMGSVEVLLLSEDLRRDRLSTLCSQCGNESAVTINRKAGEDEPVLPPCKKCQGSVKITESVDVINELSSLADQMSTRIEFISTDFEEGAQLMNAFGGMAAILRYKTSV
- a CDS encoding TPD domain-containing protein: MDIRTYQTVYEELNSPEHIHEISQEFSLYSGTVSNIFHQKIVRNVRKNHSRMMRKAPALVRSWKKGTTIMDIADKHDFPPVLTASIILKEMGFKSKSIIKNPDILQNKRLKNELNQAIDTDFCFSPKAHVLQGNHGKLGEELIHKWLKGDDLDFLTESDLNKEPNTKTPDFLLHEHMRINGNKVKWVESKAVFADEKEHNRYQKKQFQFYEDLYGPGMVVYWYGFLDTITPGNYLITDYTFFENISSDLGRLLNHTVMW
- a CDS encoding fructose-1,6-bisphosphatase codes for the protein MYLDDFLVKKGTDKNVTKLILLLSKQAIVIKENFLSSRGAADTENVYGETQMALDKKADEILIAALKASLLVRWIATEEQPDIIEVENPNNQFGITIDPLDGSSLIDVNLAVGTIVGIYSGYVLEPGNTMLGALYILYGPLTTLTYTTNNGVHEFVMGNDGRFTLMQENVTIPEGKLYAPGALRKDYLPYHKQFIEHLESEGYKLRFSGSFVADVHQILHKGGLFTYPAFKGKDSGKLRLLFEGTPMGKIVTEAGGAVSNGRGNLLDVKPTAVSDRTPIYIGGKKEIALIESYEKGN